Genomic DNA from Marinobacter sp. MDS2:
CTGGCCAGAAAGCCCCAATGTTCGAGCCGATGGGCAAACCTAGTCTGAACCTCGCCAAACGCCTTCGGGTGATTTCGGAAACCCTCCCCCACCACACTCAAGTTGTAGGGCTGCCGGCTCTGCTCCAGCCGCTCCAGGAAGTGTAGCAATCGGTCTGGGCCTTTGTCGTATTCCCAGCGGTGATTCCACAGCATGTGGGGGCAGGCACGGTTGATAGCGCGGGGTTCGTTTGTGAACAAACGGTCTTCTATGGGTACCGGAATCACATCGGATTTTTGCTGAATACGTTCAATGATTCCGTCCGGCACGGCATCCGGCAGTTTATTCAGTAAGGCTTGGGCGCCCGCTAAAAAGCTGTCCCGATTCCAGGCGCTGTTGAACACCACACGATCCGCCGCCATCGCGCTGTACAGATTCACCATCTGGGGTTCCACGCGATCCTGCTGCTGTTGGCTGATCGGGAAGGCAAACTGATTTTCGTGCATGTAGAGCACGCAGGGCGTGCGGGCCAACTGAGGGTTCAGCCCCCGCAAGGTTGCGAGGTCCACCATGGAGGTGGCAATCACCAAGTCCCAGGGTTCCTGTAAACAGGGCTCATCGAACCAGCTCAGGGCGTTGCCCCGGATTCGCCACTGAAAAAAGCGCGGGGGCAAGGTCAAGCTTTGCCAGTGGTAATCCGGCAACAACTCAATCAGCTGCTCTCGCCAGCGCTTATGGCTGGCGGCATCGTAGGCTGACAGGAGCAGAATGCGGGGTTTGGAATCACGCACTCCCTTGCTCCGCCGCCGGGTGAGCCGTTCGTTCGGGTAGCCAAACCGAAAACAGGGCAGCAACGGCCACCAAAGCAGAAGATATCCACAGGCACGCTTCCAAGCCGTATGCCTGATAAACCAATCCGGACAACACGGTGCCCAACAGCCGGCCAGCGGCGTTGGACATGTAATAGAAGCCCACATCCAGCGAAACGCCATCGCCCCGGGCATAACTGACAATCAGATAGCTGTGCAGGGATGAATTGATGGCAAACAACACGCCGAACAGCAGCAATCCCCCAATGACCACCAACTGGGCCGACCACCCTGCCATCAAAGCGCCGGCAATCGACGCCGGAATCACCGCCAGCAGCGCAGCCCACAGCACCGCGCCGGATTTACCATCAGTGTGGCCGGTAATTCGGGGCGCAATGGTCTGAACAAAGCCGTAGCCAATGATCCAGCTGGCCATAAATCCGCCCACCTTCCAGTGATCCCAGCCGAATACGGTCGCCATATACACCGGCAGCGCCACCACAAACCAGACATCCCGAGCGCCAAACAAGAACATCCGCGCCGCCGAAAGCACGTTGATCGCTTTGCTTTTGGACAGGATTTCGCGGAATTTGGGTTTTGCTTTGCTCTTACCCAGTTCCTGTTTGAGCAAAAACAGGCTGGCCAACCATACCAGCCCGAGTACCACAGCCATCAGCACCACGGCTCCCGTGAAGCCAGCTGACATAAGCAGCACACCACCCAGGAAGAAACCCACGCCTTTCAGAGTGTTCTTGGAGCCGGTGAGAATGGCCACCCACTTATACAGCTGGCCTTGCTGGTCGTCCGGCACCAACATTTTGATACCGCTCTTGGCCGACATTTTGTTGAGATCTTTGGCAATACCGGACAGAGCCTGCGCCGCCATCACCCAAGGCACGGTCAACATGGCGGCTGGCACCGCCAGCATCACCAGAGCAACAATCTGCAAAAACAGCCCGATGTTCATGGTGCGATTCAGGCCAAGCCGGGCACCGAGATAGCCCCCCACCAGATTGGTCACCACCCCGAAAAACTCATAGAAAATGAACAACAAGGCGATGGCCAGCGGCGAATACCCCAACTGATGAAAATGCAGCACCACCAGCATGCGCAGCGCGCCATCGGTCAGGGTAAACGCCCAGTAATTACCGGTAATCACGAGGTACTGGCGTATGGAGGCAGTCATATCAGGCCAGGCCCACCTTGCGCGCCAGCTCTACGGTGCGATTGGCATAGCCCCATTCGTTGTCGTACCAGGCGTAAATTTTCACATGGGTGCCGTTGACCACCAGAGTGGATAAGGCATCGACGATGGAGGAACGCGGATCGGTTTTGTAATCAATCGAAACCAGCGGACGCTCTTCATAGCCCAGAATGTCTTTCAGCTCGCCCTCGGCGGCATCCTTCAAGAGTTGGTTAACGGTGTCTTTGTCCGTCGGTGTTTCCACCTCGAACACGCAGTCAGTCAATGATGCGTTGGTCAGCGGAATACGCACCGCATGGCCATCCAGCTTGTTCTTCAGTTCCGGAAATATCTCGATGATCGCCGTCGCGGAACCGGTGCTGGTGGGAATCAGCGAACTGCCACAGGCACGGGCCCGGCGCAGATCTTTGTGGGGTGCATCAATAATCGTCTGAGTGTTGGTCAGACTGTGAATGGTGGTCAGCGAGCCGTGCTTGATGCCCAGTTTCTCGTGAATCACCTTCACCACCGGCGCCAGACAGTTGGTGGTGCAGGACGCAGCGGTAATGATTCGGTCATTGGCCGGATCGAACACGTGTTCGTTTACGCCCATCACAATATTTTTGGCACCCGCTTCTTTGACCGGCGCTGTGACGACCACTCGCTTAACGCCCTGATCCAGATAGGCTTGCAGCACCGACACGGTTTTATTCGCGCCACTGGCTTCGATCACCAGATCGCACTCCGACCAATCGGTATCGCCAATCGCCTTGTTGCGAGTGGTGCGAATGCGCTGCCCGTCGATAACCAGATCGTCGCCATCCGCAGAGGCTTCATGACTCCAGGTGCCGTGTACGCTGTCGAAATTCAACAGATGCGCCAGAGAACCGGCATCCGCGCCGGGATCGTTAATCGCCACAAACTCCAGCTCAGGCCACTCCCAGGCAGCCCGCAATGCCAACCGGCCAATCCGGCCGAACCCGTTTATACCTACTTTGATCTTGCTCATGGCAGTCTCCTTTTATGAATGGCCATTCGATCAATCTTCAGGTGCAGCTAGGCGCTGAACGCTCAGCCAATGCTCCAAGCTTTGCCAGCGGTGTGTGAATCAACGCCTCATTGTGCGCAGCGGTTTCATCGAGCACTCGCAGGGCCCACGTGGGTAAGCTGGGGTTAATAGAATAGTAGACCCACTGGCCCCGCCGTTCTGTTGCCACCAGCCCGGAATCTCGCAATATCGCCAAATGACGACTGACCTTCGGCTGGGACACTTCAAAGGCCTCCGTCAGCTCACAGACGCATAGCTCTTTCTCGCGCCGAATCAGCAACAGCGAGGTCAACCTAAGCTCATCGCTTAACGCTCGGAACAGGCTGACCGGGCTCAGCTCGGCCGCTCGTTGATCCGTTTCAGGTAAAGGCGCCATGCTTTTTGTTTCCATCGGGCAAACGTTCCACGCTATTGAACATTCGATTATCCATATATATGCTTTGGGTAATATTAGGAGTGAAGTGTGACAAAGTAAAGACACCGAGCCACGCTTTCGCTTATCCAACTTTCGGGATTTTCTAGCTGCCTTATGAAGCCAACCAACCTGCCCAACATCGACCGAGATCTGTTCCAGGCACCCTCCAAAGAACAGCTCTTCGCCAACGCACCTTGCGAGCACGCACCACGCATTCTTCTACTCTACGGTTCGCTGCGTGAGCGCTCATTCAGCCGCCTGGTCGTAGAAGAGGCGGCTCGTCTATTGGAGGCGATGGGCGCTGAAACCCGCATATTCAATCCTCACGGCCTGCCACTGGCGGATGCTGAAGATGCTTCACATCCAAAAGTGCAGGAATTGCGGGAGCTGGCCGAATGGTCGGAAGGCATGGTGTGGTGCTCACCGGAACGCCACGGCGCCATGACGGGCATCATGAAAACGCAAATCGACTGGATTCCGCTGTCCATGGGCGCAGTTCGCCCCACTCAAGGTAAAACGCTTGCCGTGATGCAGGTCTGTGGCGGCTCCCAATCCTTCAACGTGGTCAATCAGTTGCGGGTATTGGGCCGATGGATGCGCATGGTGACCATCCCGAACCAGTCCTCGGTGCCCAAGGCCTTTATGGAATTTGATGACAACAACCGCATGAAGCCTTCACCCTACTACGACCGGGTGGTAGATGTGATGGAGGAGCTGGTGAAATTCACGCTGCTGGTGCGCGACCGCAGCGAATACCTCACCGACCGGTACTCCGAACGCAAAGAAAGTGCCGCCGAGCTATCTACACGTGTTAACCAACGTTCTATCTGAGGGGCCGCCATGACCAACAACATCGAAGCCACGGCGAATGAAACGGGCTCGGAAGGAATGGATCTATTCGGCCGCTATCTGTCGGTCTGGGTCGCGCTGGCCATCGTCGCCGGCGTGGCACTCGGGCAACTGGCACCGTCTGTGCCGGAAGCCCTGTCCCGTTTCGAGTACGCGCAGGTTTCCATCCCGATCGCTCTTCTGATTTGGGCGATGATTTTTCCGATGATGGCGCAGATTGATTTCAGTGCCGTTGTCGGGGTGCGCAAAGAACCCAAAGGCCTGGCGATCACCACCGTCGTAAACTGGCTGATCAAGCCCTTCACCATGTTTGCCATCGCCTGGTTTTTCCTGATGGTGGCGTTCAAGCCTTTTATTGCACCTGATCTGGCGAGCGAATACCTGGCCGGTGCCATTTTGCTGGGTGCGGCCCCCTGCACCGCCATGGTGTTTGTCTGGAGCTACCTGACCAAAGGGGACGCGGCGTACACGCTGGTACAAGTGTCTCTGAACGACATCATCATGTTGTTCGCCTTCGCCCCCATTGTGGTGCTCCTTCTAGGAATTTCCGACATTCAAGTGCCCTGGAATACGGTGATCCTGTCGGTTGTACTGTACATCGTCATCCCCCTCACCGCCGGCTACCTGACTCGCCGCGTGCTAATCGCCCGCCATGGCTCCCAGTGGTACGACGACGTGTTTCTGAAACGTCTTGGTCCCGTAACGCCAGCGGCATTGATTATCACGCTGGTGCTCTTGTTTGCCTTTCAGGGCGAGGTCATCCTGGAAAATCCACTGCACATTGCCCTTATTGCCGTGCCGCTGATCATCCAGACCGTGTTCATCTTTTTTCTCGCCTACGGCTGGGCCCGGTTGTGGAAAGTGCGCCACTGTATTGCCGCACCGGGCGCAATGATTGGTGCCAGCAACTTCTTCGAACTGGCGGTAGCGGCGGCCATTGCGCTGTTTGGCCTTCAGTCTGGCGCTGCACTGGCAACGGTGGTGGGCGTGCTGGTGGAAGTTCCTCTCATGCTGGCGCTGGTTAAAATCGCCAACACCACGCGAGACCAGTTCCCCAAGTAAACCCGAACGGCCTCGGCTACCGGCGATGTGCGAGCCGAGGCTACCTGTTATCCGCCCCCACACCCTGCTAATATCCCGCCCACCTTTCTATCACCATGAACAGCAAACGCTGAAACGAACGGAACCGATACCATGGATTTTTTTCAGGCCCTCTTCCTTGGCCTTCTCCAGGGACTGACTGAATTTCTACCCATCTCCAGCTCGGCCCACCTGATCCTCACCCCGGCCTTCTTCGATTGGGATGACCAAGGCGTTGGCTTCGACCTCTCGGTTCACATCGGCACACTGTTGGCGGTGGTTTTATACTTCCGCCGCGATGTCTTCGGCATCGCCAGAGATGGTTTGCTCTCCATCGCCCAACGCAAAATCGTCGGCCAAGGGGCGCTCGCCTGGTATCTGGTCATCGGCACCATCCCGGCGGGCTTGGCCGGATTGGCGTTGCTGGACATGATCGACAACGAACTGCGGGCGGTGGAAGTCATCTTCTTCACCACCCTGATCTTCGGCCTGCTGCTGGGTGTCGCGGATTGGCTCCCCAAACGCCAGCGCTCGCTGGATTCCCTGAACTGGAAAGACGCCGTTCTGGTAGGCATCGCCCAAGCCATGGCCCTGGTACCGGGCACCTCCCGATCCGGTGTCACCATCACCGCCGGCCTGTTCCTGGGCATGAGCCGCGAAACAGCCTCTCGCTTCTCGTTTCTGCTGGCTATTCCCATCATTGTGCTGGCATCTGCGGTGAAATTGCTGGAAGTATCGACTTCTGACGTGATCGTTGATTGGAGTGGTTTTCTGATTGGCGGGGTTACATCCTTCCTGATGGCCATTACCGCGATCCATTTCTTCCTGAAATGGCTCAACAACGTGGGTATGTGGCCTTATGTGATCTACCGGATTGCCTTGGCTGGGGTGATTTACGCGGTTTTGATGTGATTATTTTGACTTGGGAGCTCTGATCTTCGGGGCTTCTGGGTTTGGGGGTGGCAGGTATCGGGGACGGCTTTCCAAAAAGCGCTCGAGCCGTCCCCGATACCTGCTCCAAACTTCCGAATAGTCTTTAAGAAAAAGCGGCCTGCACAATGCCCGCCGTGTTGGGGCGCGAGGGCCTGTCCAAAAATGTGCGTAGCCATGGATGGCGGAGCAGAAGCGTCACATGGACGTGCCGAAGGAGCGGTTTTTGGACAGGCCCTCGCGCCCCAACACACATGCACCAAAGCTCAAAGGCTAACAAGCCTCTAAAGGCGCATAAGCCAACACCAGCCACTTAGCGCCTTCATCGAAGTTCACCTGAACGCGGGTGTGATGCCCAGTACCCTCAGAGTTCATCACAATACCCTCGCCAAACTTCGGATGGCGCACCCGCTGCCCCAAACTAAAGCCAGACTGCGCAGCAGAATCCTGCGCGAACATGCTCTCATTTGGCCGCCCCACCATCGCCGGGCGAGTTACCGTATTCCGTAACCGGACTTCCTGCAGGCAATCTGAGGGAATTTCACGGACAAACCGGGATAGCGCGTGGAACTTTTCTTGCCCATACAACCGGCGGGATTCCGCGTAAGTAAGTACCAGCTTCTTCATGGCCCGGGTAATACCGACATAGGCCAACCGACGCTCCTCTTCCATGCGTCCCGGCTCTTCCAGCGACATACTATGAGGGAACAAACCTTCCTCAACACCCGCCAAGAACACCATCGGGAACTCCAGCCCTTTGGCCGAGTGCAAGGTCATCAACTGCACACTGTCTTCATGGTCTGCGGCTTGCGACTCACCGGCATCCAGCGCCGCCTGAGCCAGAAACTCCGCAAGCGGGTCTACCCCGTCTTCCACTTCATAATCCGACAAGGCGTTGACCAGTTCTTCGAGGTTTTCCACCCGAGCCTGGCCCTTCTCGCCTTTCTCACTGGCGTGGTAATCCTTCAAGCCACTGGCCTCAATCGCCTGCTTCATTAAACCCTGAAGCGAGGCATCACCCATCATTTCAGACAAACCATTAATGATGTCGAGGAACGACTGCAAACCCGTTCGGGCACGGCCTTTCACCTGCCCCGCCGCCAGCATACGCTCGGAGGCTTCCCACAACGAAATGCCCTGCTCCGTGGCGTAAGCGCGAATTTCCGCAAGGCTCTTGGCGCCAATGCCGCGAGTCGGTATGTTCACCACCCGCTCAAACGCCGCGTCGTCCCTGTGGTACTGAACCAAGCGCAGGTACGCCAGTGCGTTGCGAATTTCCTGGCGGTCGTAAAAGCGCAATCCGCCATACACGCGGTACGGAATGCCCTGGCGCATCAACGACTCTTCCAACACCCGGGACTGGGCGTTCGAGCGGTATAGAATCGCGGCTTCGCTGCGCAAATTGCCCTGATTCACCCAGTCGGTGATGGAATCGGCAATGTAATTGGCTTCGTCCTGCTCGTTAAACGCCGCGTACAAACTGATGGGATCGCCATCAGGGCCGTCAGTCCAAAGCTCTTTACCCAGCCGCCCCTGGTTGTTGGCAATCACCGCGTTCGCGGCCTTCAGGATCATCTGAGTGGAACGGTAGTTCTGTTCCAGTCGCACCATACGGGCGTTGGGGAAATCCCGCTGGTACTGCTGAATATTTTCTATCTTGGCGCCACGCCAGCCATAAATTGACTGGTCATCATCACCCACCACGGTCAGTGGTACGCGGTTGCTGGCCAGCACCTGCAGCCAGGCGTATTGGATGGTGTTAGTGTCCTGAAACTCGTCCACCAGAATGTGCTGGAAACGGTCCTGGTAATGGGCCAGCAACTCGGGCCGGTGCAGCCAGAGCTCGTGGGAGCGCAGCAGCAATTCACCAAAATCCACCAAACCGCCCTGCTGGCACAGTTTTTCGTACTGGCGGTAGATCTTCAGCATGGTGTTGGTGAAGTGGTCGCCCGGATTTTCCTGAATGTGATCCGCCCGCAACCCTTCGTCTTTCTGGCTGTTGATGAACCACTGGGCCTGTTTGGGCGGCCACTGGCTTTCATCGATCTGGAATTCCCGCATTACCCGTTTGATCAAACGCAGCTGGTCGTCGCTGTCCAATACTTGAAAGTTTTCCGGCAGGCCGGCGTCTTTCCAGTGGGAGCGCAACAAACGGTGAGCAATGCCGTGGAAGGTACCGAACCACAGGCCGCGAGCAGGAATGTTCATCATCTGCTCGATGCGCGAGCGCATTTCCTTGGCGGCTTTGTTGGTAAAGGTGACCGCCAGAATGCCCGTCGGCGGTACCCGGTCTACGGTCATCAACCACGCCATCCGGTGAACCAGCACTCGGGTTTTGCCACTGCCTGCACCAGCCAACACCAACAGGTGGTCGTTCTGGGCGGTAACGGCCTCGCGTTGGGCATCGTTCAAGGGATCAATGATGTGGGAAACGTCCATAGCACCTGGCTTTTTACTGGTTAAATAAACAGGCCTGGAAGTATAACAGGAGATAACGGGGATTTCTGTTGGGCCTGATGATCCGACTCAGCCTCAGATGCGGACGCCCACGAGCGGGGAGGCCTTTTCAGGACTATTGAGGGCCAAGGATGGCCCGAAATAAGCCCCATGGATGGCTCGTAGCGTGTCCTGGAAAGGCCTCCCCGCCCGTGGGCGTTAACTCCAAAAGCTAGAGGCTTCAGAAGCCCCGAGGTACCGTCTGCGCTTCCACAAACTCGAACAAACCTTCCAGACCACCTTCACGGCCAATGCCGGATGCCTTCATGCCCCCAAACGGTGCTTCCGGCGTCGGGCCGGTGCCCGTGTTCCAGCCTACATGACCAAAACGGAGTCCGGCCGCCACACGCTGGGCACGCTCGGCATCCGCGGTGAACACATACGACGCCAAACCAAATTCGGTATCGTTACCCGCTTCGATCACCTCATCCTCGCTGCGGAACAACGCCATGGGCACCAGCGGACCGAAGGTTTCTTCCCGGTAGCAGCACATATCCCGGGTAACGCCCATTACGGCGGTTGGCGGAAAGAACAGGCCATCGCCCAATTCTGAGGGCTGCTTACCCGCTACCAGCGTCGCACCTTTCGCCAAGGCATCTTCGAGATGACGCTTCACTTTGTCGAAACCAGCCTGATTCACCAACGGGCCAATATCGACGCCCTCTTTCATGCCATCACCGACCGTCATGCGGCCAATTCTCTGCGCCAGTTTTGCGCCAAACGCTTCGGCTACGTCCTCGTGGATAAACACTCGGTTGGCGCACACGCAGGTTTGGCCTCCGCCGCGGAATTTGTTGGCCATCAGATTGTCCGCCGCTGCGTCCAGATCGGCATCGTCGAAGACAATAAACGGGGCGTTGCCGCCCAACTCCAGCGCCAGCTTTTTAACCTGCTCCGCGGTGTCCAGAACCAGCTTACGGCCTACTTCGGTAGAGCCGGTAAAGCTGAGCATCGGCACATCTTTGTGCTCGCACAGCACCTTACCAATCACGCTGGCTTTGCCCATCACCAGATTCACCATGCCCTCGGGCAGGTCGAGCTTATCCATCAGCGTAAACAGCGCCACCATGGTCAATGGTGTTTCACTGGCCGGTTTGATCACCGACGGGCAGCCGGCAGCCAGCGCCGCCGACAATTTTTTCGCGATCATGCCGATAGGGAAATTCCAGGGAACAATCAGCCCCACCACGCCCACCGGCCGATAATGAACGGTCCAGGTGCAATCTTTCGGTTTTTCGGGAATGGTGTGTGCGTCCAGTGCTTCGATGTGCCTGGCGCAGTAATCGAAGAAGCCTGCCGCGTATTCTACTTCGCCCTGCGCCTCGGCCAGTGGCTTGCCATGTTCCATGCACAAAATTCGACCAATTTCGTCTTTATTGGCTTTCAGGGCATCACGAATACCTTCCAACCATGCCCTGCGGGTCTCAATGGGCCAGGGGTTCGATAATCCCAGCGCCGATTTTCCCGCCTCTACCGCGGCCAACACATCGCTTTCCGGCATCGAAGGCACTTCGGCAATACACTCTCGAGTCGCCGGATTGAACACCTCAAAGGTATTGCCTCCGTCATTATCTACCCAACGTCCGCCAATATAGCCCTTAACATTTTGCAGCAATGGTGACTCAATCATTTCGGCTCCTTTTGGATCACGGATTCCCCTCTGTGAGGGGCAGAACGGCTTGTTCGTATCTGCCCTTCATAGTGGTAGCTGACTGCCAACCTGTAAAGTGCCCGCGCGTTTTTGACCCAACACAGTTCGTGCCTATACTCGAAGGAGTTAACCAAGGAGGCCGGATATGAAAGCATTCTTCCATCCCTCGCAGGATCTGCACATCCCGAAAACGTATTTCACGCGGGGGCAAATGCGTCAGCCTCAGGAGGTGCCGGATCGAACCGTACAAATGCTGGAGGGTTTGAAAGAGCT
This window encodes:
- a CDS encoding DUF3524 domain-containing protein is translated as MRDSKPRILLLSAYDAASHKRWREQLIELLPDYHWQSLTLPPRFFQWRIRGNALSWFDEPCLQEPWDLVIATSMVDLATLRGLNPQLARTPCVLYMHENQFAFPISQQQQDRVEPQMVNLYSAMAADRVVFNSAWNRDSFLAGAQALLNKLPDAVPDGIIERIQQKSDVIPVPIEDRLFTNEPRAINRACPHMLWNHRWEYDKGPDRLLHFLERLEQSRQPYNLSVVGEGFRNHPKAFGEVQTRFAHRLEHWGFLASRSEYDDLLRKADVVLSTALHDFQGLSMLEAMASGCIPLAPDRLAYREYVPASGRYESHEQDAEAEADSALHRLQSILDTPPVWRSPEAWKASVLAQRYRTLVDELIEAGRC
- the arsJ gene encoding organoarsenical effux MFS transporter ArsJ, which codes for MTASIRQYLVITGNYWAFTLTDGALRMLVVLHFHQLGYSPLAIALLFIFYEFFGVVTNLVGGYLGARLGLNRTMNIGLFLQIVALVMLAVPAAMLTVPWVMAAQALSGIAKDLNKMSAKSGIKMLVPDDQQGQLYKWVAILTGSKNTLKGVGFFLGGVLLMSAGFTGAVVLMAVVLGLVWLASLFLLKQELGKSKAKPKFREILSKSKAINVLSAARMFLFGARDVWFVVALPVYMATVFGWDHWKVGGFMASWIIGYGFVQTIAPRITGHTDGKSGAVLWAALLAVIPASIAGALMAGWSAQLVVIGGLLLFGVLFAINSSLHSYLIVSYARGDGVSLDVGFYYMSNAAGRLLGTVLSGLVYQAYGLEACLWISSALVAVAALFSVWLPERTAHPAAEQGSA
- a CDS encoding ArsJ-associated glyceraldehyde-3-phosphate dehydrogenase — its product is MSKIKVGINGFGRIGRLALRAAWEWPELEFVAINDPGADAGSLAHLLNFDSVHGTWSHEASADGDDLVIDGQRIRTTRNKAIGDTDWSECDLVIEASGANKTVSVLQAYLDQGVKRVVVTAPVKEAGAKNIVMGVNEHVFDPANDRIITAASCTTNCLAPVVKVIHEKLGIKHGSLTTIHSLTNTQTIIDAPHKDLRRARACGSSLIPTSTGSATAIIEIFPELKNKLDGHAVRIPLTNASLTDCVFEVETPTDKDTVNQLLKDAAEGELKDILGYEERPLVSIDYKTDPRSSIVDALSTLVVNGTHVKIYAWYDNEWGYANRTVELARKVGLA
- a CDS encoding metalloregulator ArsR/SmtB family transcription factor; translated protein: MAPLPETDQRAAELSPVSLFRALSDELRLTSLLLIRREKELCVCELTEAFEVSQPKVSRHLAILRDSGLVATERRGQWVYYSINPSLPTWALRVLDETAAHNEALIHTPLAKLGALAERSAPSCT
- the arsH gene encoding arsenical resistance protein ArsH, with translation MKPTNLPNIDRDLFQAPSKEQLFANAPCEHAPRILLLYGSLRERSFSRLVVEEAARLLEAMGAETRIFNPHGLPLADAEDASHPKVQELRELAEWSEGMVWCSPERHGAMTGIMKTQIDWIPLSMGAVRPTQGKTLAVMQVCGGSQSFNVVNQLRVLGRWMRMVTIPNQSSVPKAFMEFDDNNRMKPSPYYDRVVDVMEELVKFTLLVRDRSEYLTDRYSERKESAAELSTRVNQRSI
- the arsB gene encoding ACR3 family arsenite efflux transporter, which translates into the protein MTNNIEATANETGSEGMDLFGRYLSVWVALAIVAGVALGQLAPSVPEALSRFEYAQVSIPIALLIWAMIFPMMAQIDFSAVVGVRKEPKGLAITTVVNWLIKPFTMFAIAWFFLMVAFKPFIAPDLASEYLAGAILLGAAPCTAMVFVWSYLTKGDAAYTLVQVSLNDIIMLFAFAPIVVLLLGISDIQVPWNTVILSVVLYIVIPLTAGYLTRRVLIARHGSQWYDDVFLKRLGPVTPAALIITLVLLFAFQGEVILENPLHIALIAVPLIIQTVFIFFLAYGWARLWKVRHCIAAPGAMIGASNFFELAVAAAIALFGLQSGAALATVVGVLVEVPLMLALVKIANTTRDQFPK
- a CDS encoding undecaprenyl-diphosphate phosphatase, with the protein product MDFFQALFLGLLQGLTEFLPISSSAHLILTPAFFDWDDQGVGFDLSVHIGTLLAVVLYFRRDVFGIARDGLLSIAQRKIVGQGALAWYLVIGTIPAGLAGLALLDMIDNELRAVEVIFFTTLIFGLLLGVADWLPKRQRSLDSLNWKDAVLVGIAQAMALVPGTSRSGVTITAGLFLGMSRETASRFSFLLAIPIIVLASAVKLLEVSTSDVIVDWSGFLIGGVTSFLMAITAIHFFLKWLNNVGMWPYVIYRIALAGVIYAVLM
- the uvrD gene encoding DNA helicase II; translated protein: MDVSHIIDPLNDAQREAVTAQNDHLLVLAGAGSGKTRVLVHRMAWLMTVDRVPPTGILAVTFTNKAAKEMRSRIEQMMNIPARGLWFGTFHGIAHRLLRSHWKDAGLPENFQVLDSDDQLRLIKRVMREFQIDESQWPPKQAQWFINSQKDEGLRADHIQENPGDHFTNTMLKIYRQYEKLCQQGGLVDFGELLLRSHELWLHRPELLAHYQDRFQHILVDEFQDTNTIQYAWLQVLASNRVPLTVVGDDDQSIYGWRGAKIENIQQYQRDFPNARMVRLEQNYRSTQMILKAANAVIANNQGRLGKELWTDGPDGDPISLYAAFNEQDEANYIADSITDWVNQGNLRSEAAILYRSNAQSRVLEESLMRQGIPYRVYGGLRFYDRQEIRNALAYLRLVQYHRDDAAFERVVNIPTRGIGAKSLAEIRAYATEQGISLWEASERMLAAGQVKGRARTGLQSFLDIINGLSEMMGDASLQGLMKQAIEASGLKDYHASEKGEKGQARVENLEELVNALSDYEVEDGVDPLAEFLAQAALDAGESQAADHEDSVQLMTLHSAKGLEFPMVFLAGVEEGLFPHSMSLEEPGRMEEERRLAYVGITRAMKKLVLTYAESRRLYGQEKFHALSRFVREIPSDCLQEVRLRNTVTRPAMVGRPNESMFAQDSAAQSGFSLGQRVRHPKFGEGIVMNSEGTGHHTRVQVNFDEGAKWLVLAYAPLEAC
- a CDS encoding NAD-dependent succinate-semialdehyde dehydrogenase; translated protein: MIESPLLQNVKGYIGGRWVDNDGGNTFEVFNPATRECIAEVPSMPESDVLAAVEAGKSALGLSNPWPIETRRAWLEGIRDALKANKDEIGRILCMEHGKPLAEAQGEVEYAAGFFDYCARHIEALDAHTIPEKPKDCTWTVHYRPVGVVGLIVPWNFPIGMIAKKLSAALAAGCPSVIKPASETPLTMVALFTLMDKLDLPEGMVNLVMGKASVIGKVLCEHKDVPMLSFTGSTEVGRKLVLDTAEQVKKLALELGGNAPFIVFDDADLDAAADNLMANKFRGGGQTCVCANRVFIHEDVAEAFGAKLAQRIGRMTVGDGMKEGVDIGPLVNQAGFDKVKRHLEDALAKGATLVAGKQPSELGDGLFFPPTAVMGVTRDMCCYREETFGPLVPMALFRSEDEVIEAGNDTEFGLASYVFTADAERAQRVAAGLRFGHVGWNTGTGPTPEAPFGGMKASGIGREGGLEGLFEFVEAQTVPRGF